In a single window of the Nilaparvata lugens isolate BPH chromosome 1, ASM1435652v1, whole genome shotgun sequence genome:
- the LOC120349420 gene encoding uncharacterized protein LOC120349420, with protein sequence MQLVHDHEVAGVGAFLYKAAQHAADTLGLDFRTDREEEHEPNQLRARIKTAESRLLLQQHKDKSLHGVFYRHVEEQGLSKSLTFAFLKSAALKSETEGFILACQDGVINTLSYRSRVMHMDVPDISCRVCHRAPETIMHILSSCSVHATAGYIHRLNAALRVLYYHLRHSYGIDKTPVLPYAPGEIESVVGNERCRIYWNYSFSTTRLLRATKPDVVLLDITSKTMYVIEFSAPAEGNIVTKEEEKQTKYHDLLMELRRLNPGYSVRMVVLIVGVLGGKRPSFLANLRMIPACERPAAVLAGRMQKAVILGSLRLLRANDLMVTDPV encoded by the coding sequence ATGCAGCTGGTTCATGACCATGAAGTTGCAGGGGTTGGGGCCTTCCTATATAAGGCAGCACAGCATGCGGCAGATACCCTTGGTCTCGATTTTCGCACTGATCGGGAGGAGGAGCATGAGCCTAATCAGCTCAGGGCTAGAATAAAGACTGCTGAGTCCAGACTCCTGTTGCAGCAACATAAGGACAAGTCCTTGCATGGTGTTTTCTACAGGCATGTTGAGGAGCAAGGCTTGTCCAAGTCACTGACTTTTGCTTTTCTGAAGTCAGCAGCCCTGAAATCTGAGACTGAGGGTTTCATACTGGCATGTCAAGATGGTGTCATCAACACATTGTCATACCGCAGCAGAGTAATGCACATGGATGTTCCTGATATCAGTTGCAGGGTGTGTCATAGAGCACCAGAGACGATCATGCACATCCTGTCTTCTTGTTCTGTGCATGCAACTGCAGGCTACATCCATCGACTTAATGCTGCTCTGCGAGTTCTCTATTACCATCTTAGACACTCATATGGTATCGACAAAACACCAGTGCTGCCTTATGCCCCAGGGGAGATTGAATCTGTTGTGGGGAATGAGAGGTGCcgaatttattggaattactCATTCTCTACCACCAGGCTTTTAAGAGCCACAAAGCCTGATGTTGTCCTCCTTGACATCACTTCGAAGACAATGTATGTCATTGAGTTTTCAGCACCAGCTGAGGGTAACATTGTCaccaaagaggaggaaaaacagACGAAATATCATGACCTTCTAATGGAGCTGCGCAGGCTAAACCCAGGCTACTCTGTGAGAATGGTGGTGTTGATTGTAGGTGTACTGGGAGGCAAGAGACCTTCATTTTTGGCCAACCTTAGAATGATTCCAGCCTGTGAGAGACCTGCTGCTGTGCTTGCAGGTCGGATGCAGAAGGCTGTCATTCTTGGATCATTACGTCTACTCAGAGCAAACGATTTAATGGTAACGGACCCAGTATGA